In Dama dama isolate Ldn47 chromosome X, ASM3311817v1, whole genome shotgun sequence, one genomic interval encodes:
- the LOC133051475 gene encoding dnaJ homolog subfamily C member 8-like has protein sequence MAAPGDSGASGGGGSMEEAFMTFYSEVKQIEKRDSVLTSKNQIERLTRPGSSYFNLNPFEVLQIDPEVTDEEIKKRFRQLSILVHPDKNQDDADRAQKAFEAVDKAYKLLLDQEQKKRALDVIQAGKEYVEHTVKERKKQLNKAGKPTNVEEDDPELFKQAVYKQTMKLFAELEIKRKEREAKEMHERKRQREEEIEAQEKAKRETEWRKNFEESRDGRVDSWRNFQANTKGKKEKKNRTFLRPPKVKMEQSE, from the coding sequence ATGGCGGCTCCAGGAGATAGCGGGGCTTCGGGTGGAGGAGGCAGCATGGAGGAAGCATTTATGACCTTCTACAGTGAGGTGAAACAAATAGAGAAGAGAGATTCAGTTCTAACGTCCAAAAATCAGATTGAAAGATTGACTCGTCCTGGTTCCTCCTACTTCAATTTGAACCCGTTTGAGGTTCTTCAGATAGATCCTGAagtgacagatgaagaaataaaaaagaggttTCGGCAGTTATCCATACTGGTGCATCCTGACAaaaatcaagatgatgctgacaGAGCACAAAAGGCTTTTGAAGCTGTGGACAAAGCTTACAAGTTGCTACTGGATCAGGAACAAAAGAAGAGGGCCCTGGATGTAATTCAGGCAGGAAAAGAATACGTGGAGCACACCGTGAAAGAGCGAAAAAAGCAATTAAACAAGGCAGGAAAGCCTACAAATGTGGAAGAGGATGACCCTGAGCTGTTCAAACAAGCAGTATACAAACAGACAATGAAACTCTTTGCTGAGCtggaaattaaaaggaaagagagagaagccaaAGAGATGCATGAAAGGAAGCGACAACGGGAGGAAGAGATTGAAGCTCAAGAAAAAGCCAAACGAGAAACGGAGTGGCGAAAAAATTTTGAGGAAAGTCGAGATGGTCGCGTGGACAGCTGGCGAAACTTCCAAGCCAATacgaaaggaaagaaagagaagaaaaaccggACCTTCCTGAGACCACCAAAAGTAAAAATGGAGCAGAGTGAGTGA